Proteins found in one Megalobrama amblycephala isolate DHTTF-2021 linkage group LG5, ASM1881202v1, whole genome shotgun sequence genomic segment:
- the LOC125269249 gene encoding cytochrome P450 1B1-like, protein MALTEAEFGLKGSSIMKEWSGQVQPALITSFIILFFLEACLWVRNLTFKKRLPGPFAWPLVGNAMQLGQMPHITFSKLAKKYGNVYQIRLGRNDIVVLNGDAAIRKALIQHSTEFAGRPNFVSFQMISGGRSLTFTNYSKQWRMHRKIAQSTLRAFSMANSQTKRTFEQHVIGEAMDLVQKFLRLSADGRHFNPSHDFTVAAANVICALCFGKRYGHDDPEFRTLLKRVDKFGETVGAGSLVDVMPWLQSFPNPVRSVYQNFKTINEEFFAYVKDKVVQHRDTYDPDVTRDMSDAIIGAIEHGKESMLTKDFVEATVTDLIGAGQDTVSTVMQWMLLLLVKHPSIQTKLQEQIDKVVGRDRLPSIEDRSNLAYLDAFIYETMRFTSFVPVTIPHSTTADVTIEGLHIPKDTVVFINQWSVNHDPQKWHDPHVFNPSRFLDDTGALDKDLTNSVMIFSTGKRRCIGAQIAKVEVFLFSAILLHQCSFESNPSQDLSMDCSYGLTLKPLHYTVSAKLRGKLFGLGIAGMSKKTKTTGLFLRLKASKD, encoded by the coding sequence atggctCTGACCGAAGCCGAGTTTGGACTCAAGGGCAGCAGCATCATGAAGGAATGGAGCGGACAGGTTCAGCCAGCTCTGATCACATCCTTCATCATCCTCTTCTTCCTCGAGGCCTGTCTGTGGGTCAGAAATCTCACGTTCAAGAAAAGGCTTCCAGGCCCGTTCGCCTGGCCTTTGGTGGGCAACGCCATGCAGCTCGGCCAAATGCCGCACATCACCTTCTCAAAGCTGGCAAAGAAGTACGGAAACGTCTACCAGATCCGACTCGGCCGCAACGACATCGTGGTCCTGAACGGAGACGCGGCCATACGTAAGGCGCTCATTCAACACAGCACTGAGTTTGCCGGCAGGCCAAATTTTGTGTCTTTTCAGATGATTTCCGGCGGTCGGAGCCTGACGTTCACCAATTACAGCAAACAGTGGAGGATGCATCGAAAAATCGCCCAGTCGACTCTAAGAGCTTTCTCAATGGCGAACAGTCAAACCAAACGAACATTTGAACAACATGTAATCGGCGAAGCGATGGATCTAGTCCAGAAGTTTCTGAGGCTCAGCGCTGATGGACGCCACTTCAATCCTTCGCACGACTTCACCGTCGCCGCTGCAAACGTCATCTGCGCGCTCTGCTTTGGGAAACGCTACGGCCACGATGACCCCGAGTTCAGGACTCTCCTAAAAAGAGTGGATAAGTTCGGAGAAACCGTCGGCGCCGGGAGCCTGGTGGACGTCATGCCTTGGCTGCAGTCGTTTCCGAATCCTGTGAGGAGCGTCTACCAAAACTTCAAGACCATTAATGAGGAGTTCTTTGCTTACGTGAAGGACAAAGTGGTCCAGCATAGAGACACGTACGACCCCGACGTCACCCGTGACATGAGCGACGCCATCATTGGTGCCATCGAGCATGGGAAGGAGAGCATGCTGACTAAAGACTTCGTTGAGGCTACGGTCACTGATCTAATTGGTGCGGGACAGGACACAGTGTCAACAGTGATGCAATGGATGCTTCTGCTTTTAGTCAAACACCCATCGATTCAAACCAAACTTCAAGAGCAGATTGATAAAGTTGTGGGTCGTGACAGACTCCCATCAATAGAAGACAGGAGCAACCTTGCATACCTGGACGCCTTCATCTACGAAACCATGCGCTTCACCAGCTTCGTCCCCGTCACCATACCGCACTCCACCACCGCAGACGTCACCATCGAAGGTCTCCACATCCCCAAAGACACCGTGGTGTTCATCAACCAGTGGTCCGTCAACCACGACCCTCAAAAGTGGCACGATCCTCACGTCTTCAACCCGTCGAGATTCCTGGACGACACCGGCGCTCTGGATAAAGACCTGACCAACAGCGTGATGATCTTCTCGACAGGTAAGAGGAGATGCATTGGTGCGCAGATCGCCAAGGTGGAGGTTTTTCTGTTCTCTGCCATCTTGTTGCACCAGTGCTCATTTGAGAGCAACCCTTCTCAGGATCTCTCCATGGACTGCTCTTACGGTTTAACACTGAAGCCGCTCCATTACACAGTCTCGGCGAAGCTCAGAGGAAAACTTTTTGGGCTTGGTATCGCCGGCatgagtaaaaaaacaaaaacaaccggCTTGTTCTTGCGACTAAAGGCCAGCAAAGACTGA